The genomic window GTAGATTGAATCAGGTATGTTATCCATTAAGATTGATAGAAGTTCATGATGATGCTCCAATGCTCGCTCTGTTTCTTTATGTTTTGTAATATCTGATATGATCTCAGTTGATCCAAGGATCTGTCCGTTGGCATCTCGTAATACATTAACTGATAGATCAACATCTACTAGCCGTCGGTCTTTTCTGAGAATTTTTGTTTCAATTCGGCGTTTAGCACCTTGTTTTTGCAGGTATTCAGTATGAATATGTTCCCATTCATCTAAAGGATATAATGACTCGACTTTACGCATGAATAAATCGGTATAATTCATCCCAAGGATATCTTCGACAAGCTTGTTCCATGAGACAATCCGTCCTTGTTCATCGGTCAGTAGAATTGCTACTGACGAGTTTTCGAAAACCGCTCGATATCGTTGTTCTGATTTCATGAGTTCTTCTTTTGCTTTTTCAAGTGCAGTTATATCTCGTGAAATTCCCATAGTTCCAATAATATCACCATCGATGTTGTATCGAGGTATTTTTGTCACAGAAACCCACCGATCTGATCCATCAGGATATGATAATTTTTCAATTTTATTAATAATAGGCTGACCGGTTTGCAAGATCTTCAGGTCGTCTTGTTGAATTTTTTCTGCTTGTTCTTTGGGTAGGAAATCAAAATCAGTTTTTCCAATCATCTGATCTGGAGTGACTGACGAATGCATAGCTTTTGCTTTGTTAACGAGAATAAAACGATTTTGATTGTCTTTGAAGTAAACAGAATCAGGAATATTGTCCATAAGTGTTAATAAAAGTTCATGTTCACGGATTCGACGACGTTCAAATTCATTTCTCGAGGTTATATCACGAGCAATAAGAACAAAATTATCAACTTCATTATTTTTTTTCACTAAGAAAAAAGAACTAAATTCAACATCGAGAATTTCATTATGGCGATTTTTCATCTGGGAGGTGTAACTTCGTGCGGTTTTCTCGGATAACAATTGTTCAAATTGATTCACAACGACAGGTAATGATTGCGGTGTTAGGAAATCCATACTGAATAAATTTTTATTAATCAATTCTTCTTTAGAATAATCGAGCATCTCACACATTTTTGTATTCACATCAAGGATGTCTCCACGAGCATCAAGCACAAGAATTCCATCAGTCGTAAATTCAAATAATCCATGGTATTTTTTTTCACTCTCTCGCAATCGCCGTTCTGCATTCCTCCGTTCAGTGATATCCCAAATCAGGACAAACATTGCTGGTTTGTTTTCCAGTCGAAATAATGAAATGCTAATCTCAGTCGGGATAAAACTGCCATCTTTGGTTACTACCTCTACTTCAAAATTGTTGCCTCCACGTGCGGCTATTTCATCTTTGAATTGAATCCAGTCTGTTTCCTTTGGTAATAAGTCACGAAGAGATAAACGAAGGAGTTCATTCCATTGGTACCCAAAAAGTTCACAAGATTTTTGATTTGCCTCAAGAATTTGACCATCAAACGTGGTAAGAAATGCAGCTGCATTTACCTGTTCGAATAAGGTTTTATAGCGCCCGTCAGATGTTGTTGTATCAAGTATGGTAGTCTTCT from Candidatus Thermoplasmatota archaeon includes these protein-coding regions:
- a CDS encoding PAS domain S-box protein, translated to MQKYSDVSPYEKTTILDTTTSDGRYKTLFEQVNAAAFLTTFDGQILEANQKSCELFGYQWNELLRLSLRDLLPKETDWIQFKDEIAARGGNNFEVEVVTKDGSFIPTEISISLFRLENKPAMFVLIWDITERRNAERRLRESEKKYHGLFEFTTDGILVLDARGDILDVNTKMCEMLDYSKEELINKNLFSMDFLTPQSLPVVVNQFEQLLSEKTARSYTSQMKNRHNEILDVEFSSFFLVKKNNEVDNFVLIARDITSRNEFERRRIREHELLLTLMDNIPDSVYFKDNQNRFILVNKAKAMHSSVTPDQMIGKTDFDFLPKEQAEKIQQDDLKILQTGQPIINKIEKLSYPDGSDRWVSVTKIPRYNIDGDIIGTMGISRDITALEKAKEELMKSEQRYRAVFENSSVAILLTDEQGRIVSWNKLVEDILGMNYTDLFMRKVESLYPLDEWEHIHTEYLQKQGAKRRIETKILRKDRRLVDVDLSVNVLRDANGQILGSTEIISDITKHKETERALEHHHELLSILMDNIPDSIYFKDEQLRFIAVNRAKALHSKVTPAEMIGKTDFDFLPTEQAEKIQQDEIHIMQTGQALINKIEKITHSDGINRWVSVTKIPRFNKNGKIIGIMGISRDITDLQEAEEKIRKEHNLLQELMDTIPDSIYFKDEQNRFILVNKTKASHWNVTPDEMIGKTDFDFLPHAEAQKAFDDDNYVLKTGHAIIDKIEHITGSDGLERWFSVTKVPRYNEKGQIIGTIGISRNVTQWKKLEGMKKEQLC